One Acidimicrobiales bacterium genomic window, GTACGGCGCCCTCGACAACCACTGCCCGCACCAGGGTGGACCGCTCGGGGACGGCCAGATCCTCGACGGCTACGTGATCTGCCCGTGGCACGCCTACGAGTACGACCCGGCCAGCGGCCAGCCCCCGCCCGGCTTCAGCGACGGCGCGGTGGCGTACGCGGTGGACCAGCGCGAGGACGGGTTGTGGGTCGAGCTTCCCGTCGACACGCCGCGCGTGTCGCTCATGGACCAGATGGTCGACGTGTTGTGCGAGTGGGGCCTCGACACCGTGTTCGGCATGGTCGGCCACTCGAACCTCGGGCTGGCCGACGCGCTGCGCAAGGCCGAGGAGGACGGGCGGATCACCTACGTCGGCATCCGCCACGAGGGGGCGGCCGCCTTCGCCGCGTCGGGCTACGCAAAGGTGTCCGGCCGGCCGGCGGGCTGCCTCACCATCGCCGGCCCCGGCGCCACCAACCTGCTCACGGGGCTCTGGGACGCCAAGGTCGACCGCGTCCCGATCGTCGCCCTGACCGGACAGGTCAAGTCGCAGGTGATCGGTCCGGGGACGTTCCAGGAGGTGGACCTGGCGTCGGCGTTCGCTCCCGTGGCCGAGTGGAGCCAGACGGTGCTGCGCCCCGAGAACGCCACCGAGCTGGCCGCCCTGGCCATGAAACACGCCCTGGTGGAGCGCGACGTGGCCCACCTCATCTTCCCCGACGAGGTGCAGGAGCTGCCGGGCACGACGACGCCCGCTCCCCGGCCCCGGATGGGGCGGGTGGCAGCGCCGCAGATCGCCCCACCCGACGACGAGCTGGCCCGAGCCGTCGCCCTGTTGACCTCGGCCCGCAAACCGGTGATCGTCGCCGGTGCAGGCGCCCGGGGCTGGAGCGAGGAGATCCTCGCCTTCGCCGAGCATGTCGACGCGCCCGTGATCACCACGTTCAAGGCCAAGGGCCTCGTGCCCGACGACCACCCGCTCGCCTGCGGCGTGCTCGGCCGCTCCGGCATCCCGGTCGCCTCGATCCACATGGGCCGCAGCGACTGCCTCCTGGTCCTCGGAGCGTCGTTCTCCGACCACACCGGCATCGCCACCTACGTGCCCACGATCCAGGTCGACTTCGACCGCATGATGCTCGGCAAGTTCCACCCGGTCGACGTCCCGCTGTGGGGTGAGATCGGCCGGACGCTGGCATTGCTGCGCGCCGCCGTGCCCGCCGCATCCCACCCCGACCAGCGCGCCTCGGTCGCCCACCAGTGGAGCCGCTGGCGGGCCGAGAAGGCGGCCCGCAGCCTGCTCGCCGACGGCCGGGGCCGCATGCACCCGGCCCACGTGTTCGAGCACCTGGGGAGGGTCGTGCCCGAGGACGCCGTCATCGCCGTCGACGTGGGCAACAACACCTACTCCTTCGGGCGCTACTTCGAGAGCCGCCGGGGCCAGACGGTCATCATGTCGGGGTACCTCGGCTCCATCGGCTTCGGCTTTCCCGCCGCCATGGGGGCATGGGCCGCCACCCGGGGCAGCGGCCGCAAGGTGGTGTCGGTGAGCGGCGACGGTGGGTTCGGCCAGTATCTGGCCGAGATGACCACGGCGGTGGCGCACGGCATGCCGATCACCCACGTCCTGCTCAACAACTCCGAGCTGGGAAAGATCTCCAAGGAGCAGGTCGCCGCCCTCCGCCCGGTGTGGCAGACGTCGCTGGTGAACCCCGACTTCGCCGCCTACGCCCGCCTGTGCGGTGCCCGGGGGTTCCGCGTCGAGCACCCGGACGAGCTGGCCCCGGCGCTGGTCGACGCCATGGCCGTCACGGACGGGCCCTCGCTGGTGGAGGTCGTGACCAGCGCCCGCGACGTCTGACCCTTCAGGCCGGCGCCGGGGGTCTGGTGCCGGGCTTGAATCCGCCGCCCAGGGTGGTGGGATTCGTGTTCACTTCTCGGCCCGGCGCCGTGACGCCGGCCGGAACGCACCGG contains:
- a CDS encoding thiamine pyrophosphate-dependent enzyme is translated as MSDDVVEGTTAWVRIDTDGLEEGRVTTVIAAGRALCLTRTAAGYGALDNHCPHQGGPLGDGQILDGYVICPWHAYEYDPASGQPPPGFSDGAVAYAVDQREDGLWVELPVDTPRVSLMDQMVDVLCEWGLDTVFGMVGHSNLGLADALRKAEEDGRITYVGIRHEGAAAFAASGYAKVSGRPAGCLTIAGPGATNLLTGLWDAKVDRVPIVALTGQVKSQVIGPGTFQEVDLASAFAPVAEWSQTVLRPENATELAALAMKHALVERDVAHLIFPDEVQELPGTTTPAPRPRMGRVAAPQIAPPDDELARAVALLTSARKPVIVAGAGARGWSEEILAFAEHVDAPVITTFKAKGLVPDDHPLACGVLGRSGIPVASIHMGRSDCLLVLGASFSDHTGIATYVPTIQVDFDRMMLGKFHPVDVPLWGEIGRTLALLRAAVPAASHPDQRASVAHQWSRWRAEKAARSLLADGRGRMHPAHVFEHLGRVVPEDAVIAVDVGNNTYSFGRYFESRRGQTVIMSGYLGSIGFGFPAAMGAWAATRGSGRKVVSVSGDGGFGQYLAEMTTAVAHGMPITHVLLNNSELGKISKEQVAALRPVWQTSLVNPDFAAYARLCGARGFRVEHPDELAPALVDAMAVTDGPSLVEVVTSARDV